From Pseudobdellovibrio exovorus JSS, a single genomic window includes:
- a CDS encoding 2Fe-2S iron-sulfur cluster-binding protein yields the protein MPKVIIPQKNMTLDVEVGSNLMQVLLQAGLPVASSCDGDGICSMCRMKISGDVNPPELYEMDSLKRNKCEEGDRLSCQISITQDITVHTKYW from the coding sequence ATGCCAAAAGTAATCATTCCGCAGAAAAATATGACCCTTGATGTTGAAGTCGGCAGCAACCTGATGCAGGTGCTTCTACAGGCAGGACTTCCTGTGGCCTCTTCCTGCGATGGCGATGGTATCTGCAGCATGTGCCGCATGAAAATCAGCGGAGATGTCAACCCACCAGAGCTCTATGAAATGGACAGCTTAAAACGCAATAAGTGCGAAGAGGGCGATCGCCTGAGCTGCCAAATCTCCATCACCCAAGACATCACAGTGCACACCAAATATTGGTAA